A genomic stretch from Pseudomonas mendocina includes:
- a CDS encoding VOC family protein: MLNSVELKTFVPARNFELSKAFYLALGFKPGWSDEQLAYFSHGKHCAFLLQNFYVKEQAENFMMHLLVDDVDAWWQHISAERLDERFGARLIAPQDQPWGMRDLVVIDPSGALWRIGQNI; encoded by the coding sequence ATGCTCAACAGCGTCGAACTAAAAACCTTCGTCCCCGCTCGCAACTTTGAGCTGAGCAAAGCCTTCTATCTGGCTTTGGGCTTCAAGCCCGGCTGGAGCGATGAGCAACTGGCCTACTTCAGCCACGGCAAACACTGCGCCTTTCTGCTGCAAAACTTCTATGTGAAGGAGCAGGCAGAAAACTTCATGATGCACCTGCTGGTGGACGACGTGGATGCGTGGTGGCAACACATATCAGCGGAACGCCTGGATGAGCGTTTCGGTGCACGGCTGATCGCCCCACAAGATCAGCCATGGGGCATGCGCGACCTTGTTGTTATCGACCCCAGCGGCGCCCTCTGGCGCATTGGGCAAAATATCTGA
- a CDS encoding response regulator — protein sequence MIPIVVCDDSNMARKQLIRALPTDWPVSITQASNGQEALLAVRQGLAQVMLLDLTMPVMDGYQTLAAIRAEGLSCKVIVVSGDVQDEAVRRVKDLGALAFIRKPADPDELRQTLHNLGLLTPGGSPTQPAPVADIKVSFRDALREVSNVAMGRAAALLAKTLGVFVQLPVPQVNIFEVSELHMTLADAMRGERLTALCQGFIGDGIAGEALLLFHDSEIADMARLLDWQPKDEAETSEMLLDLASILIGACLSGIAQQIDVRFSQGHPQLLGRHASIERLIQLNQRRWKKTLAVEISYSLEAHNIHFDLLLLFTEDSIKRLTHKINYLMS from the coding sequence TTGATACCCATTGTGGTCTGCGACGACTCCAACATGGCCCGCAAACAGCTGATCCGCGCCCTGCCTACGGATTGGCCGGTCAGCATCACCCAAGCCAGTAACGGACAAGAAGCCCTGCTTGCAGTGCGCCAAGGTTTGGCGCAGGTCATGTTGCTGGATTTGACCATGCCAGTCATGGATGGCTATCAGACCCTCGCTGCGATCCGCGCTGAAGGGCTGAGCTGCAAAGTCATCGTGGTCTCCGGCGACGTACAGGACGAAGCCGTCAGGCGTGTCAAAGACCTCGGCGCACTGGCGTTTATCCGCAAACCGGCTGACCCAGATGAACTGCGCCAGACCCTGCACAACCTTGGTCTGCTGACACCCGGCGGCAGCCCCACCCAACCTGCGCCAGTGGCCGACATCAAGGTCAGCTTCCGCGATGCCCTGCGCGAAGTCAGCAACGTTGCCATGGGCCGCGCCGCCGCCCTGCTGGCGAAAACCCTCGGCGTATTCGTGCAGTTGCCGGTGCCGCAGGTGAACATCTTCGAAGTCAGCGAGCTGCACATGACCCTCGCCGACGCCATGCGCGGCGAACGCCTGACTGCACTCTGTCAGGGCTTTATCGGCGACGGCATTGCTGGTGAAGCACTGCTGTTATTCCATGATTCGGAGATCGCCGACATGGCGCGCCTGCTCGACTGGCAGCCCAAAGATGAAGCCGAAACCAGCGAAATGCTCCTGGACCTCGCCAGCATCCTGATCGGTGCCTGTCTGAGCGGTATCGCCCAGCAGATCGACGTGCGCTTCTCCCAAGGCCATCCACAATTGCTGGGCCGACATGCCTCCATCGAACGCCTGATCCAGCTCAACCAGCGCCGCTGGAAGAAGACCCTGGCGGTGGAGATCAGCTACAGCCTCGAAGCCCACAACATCCACTTCGACCTGCTCCTGCTGTTTACCGAAGACTCGATCAAACGCCTCACCCACAAGATCAACTACCTGATGAGCTAA
- a CDS encoding TIGR03862 family flavoprotein, translating to MPHSSSNSSPRVAVIGGGPAGLMAAETLAQAGLAVDLYDAMPSVGRKFLLAGVGGMNITHSEAKPAFISRYGQRQDEIARLLEAFDADALRQWIHDLGIETFVGTSGRVFPSDMKAAPLLRAWLKRLRELGVQIHTRHRWLGWNEQGQLRIQNSEGELTVQPDATLLALGGGSWARLGSDGAWLPWLQDKGVQVAPLQASNCGFDVAAWSDFLRDKFAGAPLKNVSLRLGHSEPRIGEFVLTRTGIEGSLVYALSAGIRETINAQGSATVYLDLLPQTPLTKLEKALSKPRGSHSMAKHLHRQAGIDGVKAALLRELSSAETFTQPALLAAAIKALPITLQQPRPMDEAISTAGGVTFAALDERLMLRQLPGTFCAGEMLNWEAPTGGYLLTACFASGKNAANGLINWLRTQTN from the coding sequence ATGCCCCACAGCAGCTCGAACTCCTCCCCGCGCGTCGCCGTCATTGGTGGCGGCCCCGCAGGCCTGATGGCCGCAGAAACCTTGGCCCAGGCCGGGCTTGCCGTGGACCTGTATGACGCAATGCCCTCAGTGGGGCGGAAGTTTCTGCTGGCCGGCGTAGGCGGCATGAACATCACCCACTCCGAAGCCAAGCCTGCGTTTATCAGCCGCTACGGCCAGCGTCAGGATGAGATCGCCCGGCTGCTCGAAGCCTTTGACGCCGACGCCCTGCGCCAGTGGATTCACGATCTGGGCATCGAAACCTTTGTCGGCACCTCCGGCCGTGTGTTCCCCTCCGACATGAAAGCCGCACCGCTGCTACGGGCCTGGCTCAAGCGCCTGCGCGAATTGGGCGTACAGATCCACACCCGGCACCGCTGGTTGGGCTGGAACGAACAAGGCCAGCTGCGTATTCAAAACAGCGAAGGCGAACTCACCGTACAGCCCGATGCCACCCTGCTCGCCTTAGGCGGCGGCAGCTGGGCACGGCTCGGATCGGATGGCGCATGGCTGCCATGGCTACAAGACAAAGGCGTGCAAGTCGCCCCTCTGCAAGCAAGCAACTGCGGATTTGATGTCGCGGCATGGAGCGATTTTCTGCGGGATAAATTCGCCGGTGCTCCGCTTAAAAACGTCAGCCTGCGACTGGGCCACAGCGAACCACGCATTGGCGAATTCGTCCTCACCCGCACCGGGATTGAAGGCAGCCTGGTTTATGCGCTCTCAGCCGGAATTCGCGAAACCATCAACGCCCAAGGCAGCGCCACTGTTTACCTCGACCTGCTGCCGCAAACGCCGCTGACTAAGTTGGAAAAAGCCCTGAGCAAACCACGGGGCAGCCACTCCATGGCCAAGCACCTGCACCGTCAAGCAGGTATTGACGGCGTAAAGGCCGCCTTGCTGCGTGAGCTCAGCAGCGCTGAAACCTTCACTCAACCGGCGCTACTGGCAGCCGCTATCAAAGCCCTGCCAATCACGCTGCAACAGCCACGGCCAATGGATGAAGCCATCAGCACCGCAGGCGGCGTCACCTTTGCCGCACTCGATGAACGCCTGATGCTGCGCCAACTGCCCGGCACGTTCTGCGCCGGAGAAATGCTCAATTGGGAGGCCCCAACCGGGGGATACCTGCTCACCGCTTGCTTTGCCAGCGGTAAAAATGCAGCCAACGGCCTTATCAATTGGTTGCGTACACAGACAAATTAA
- a CDS encoding DEAD/DEAH box helicase, which yields MTFAELGLIEPLLRTLDSLDYKTPTAVQAQAIGPVLKGRDIMAAAQTGTGKTAGFALPLLQRLMMEGPQVASNSVRALVLVPTRELAEQVLQSFLTYGQHLPLRSYAVYGGVSINPQMMKLRKGVDVLVATPGRLLDLYRQNAVKFNQVQALVLDEADRMLDLGFSRELEDIFVTLPKKRQTLLFSATFSEAIRGMARLMLKDPLSIEVSPRNTTAKTVKQWLIPVDKKRKTELFLHLYQSKRWSQALVFVKTRKGVDELEAELQRNGISADSIHGDKPQATRQRALQRFKDGEVKVLVATDVAARGLDIDDMPLVVNFDLPIVAEDYVHRIGRTGRAGTTGQAVSLVCADEVQLLSAIETLIQQVIQRIEDPDFIPDHRVPQTLPGGQVVKKPKKPKKPKVVGGGKGGSLGRWMEADEPAAPAVKAVRKVPSFGGKPKKGGR from the coding sequence ATGACCTTTGCTGAACTCGGCCTGATTGAGCCACTGCTGCGCACCCTCGACAGCCTCGACTATAAAACCCCGACTGCCGTACAGGCGCAGGCCATTGGCCCGGTGCTCAAAGGCCGTGACATCATGGCGGCGGCTCAGACCGGTACCGGCAAAACCGCAGGCTTCGCGCTGCCGCTGCTGCAACGCTTGATGATGGAGGGCCCGCAAGTGGCCAGCAACTCCGTGCGTGCGCTGGTGCTGGTGCCGACCCGCGAACTGGCCGAGCAAGTGCTGCAAAGCTTCCTCACCTACGGCCAGCACCTGCCGCTGCGCAGCTATGCGGTCTACGGCGGCGTCAGCATCAACCCGCAGATGATGAAGCTGCGCAAAGGCGTGGACGTATTGGTAGCAACGCCGGGCCGTCTGCTCGACCTGTACCGGCAGAACGCAGTGAAATTCAATCAGGTGCAGGCGCTGGTGCTGGACGAAGCCGACCGTATGCTGGACTTGGGTTTCTCCCGCGAGCTGGAAGACATCTTCGTCACCCTGCCGAAAAAGCGGCAGACCCTGCTGTTCTCCGCCACCTTCTCCGAAGCCATCCGCGGCATGGCCCGGCTGATGCTGAAAGACCCGCTGTCCATCGAAGTCAGCCCGCGTAACACCACGGCGAAAACCGTTAAGCAATGGCTGATCCCGGTGGATAAGAAGCGCAAGACTGAGCTGTTCCTGCACCTCTACCAGAGCAAGCGCTGGAGCCAGGCGCTGGTATTCGTTAAAACCCGCAAGGGCGTGGACGAGCTGGAAGCCGAACTGCAACGCAACGGCATCAGCGCCGACTCCATCCACGGCGACAAACCTCAAGCCACTCGCCAACGCGCCTTACAGCGCTTTAAAGACGGCGAGGTCAAGGTACTGGTCGCCACCGATGTTGCCGCACGCGGCTTGGATATCGACGACATGCCGTTGGTGGTCAACTTCGACCTGCCCATCGTCGCCGAAGATTACGTCCACCGCATCGGTCGCACCGGCCGTGCTGGCACCACCGGGCAGGCTGTATCGCTGGTCTGCGCAGACGAAGTGCAACTGCTGTCCGCCATCGAAACCTTGATCCAACAGGTGATTCAGCGGATCGAAGACCCCGACTTTATCCCCGACCACCGCGTGCCCCAAACCCTGCCTGGCGGCCAAGTGGTGAAGAAACCCAAAAAACCTAAAAAGCCCAAAGTTGTCGGCGGCGGTAAAGGCGGCAGCCTGGGCCGCTGGATGGAAGCAGATGAACCAGCAGCTCCAGCGGTCAAGGCCGTGCGCAAAGTGCCGAGTTTTGGTGGTAAACCGAAGAAAGGTGGGCGCTAG
- a CDS encoding PAS domain-containing protein — protein sequence MPAQIDMKEVHWLLDIVQCIDVGVIVLDRQYQVEVWNSFMENHSGMQPDEVQGKSLFDQFPEIDETWLRRKVDTVVQLGTRAFSLWEQRPYLVHFKNYQPITGQEDFMYQNVTLLPLSGPTGVVEHICVVIYDVTATATLKKQLNKA from the coding sequence ATGCCCGCCCAGATCGACATGAAAGAAGTGCATTGGCTGCTGGATATCGTCCAGTGCATCGACGTCGGCGTGATCGTTCTCGACCGGCAGTATCAGGTGGAAGTGTGGAACAGCTTTATGGAAAACCACTCCGGTATGCAGCCGGACGAAGTGCAGGGCAAATCCCTGTTCGACCAGTTCCCCGAAATCGACGAAACCTGGCTGCGGCGCAAAGTGGACACCGTCGTCCAACTCGGCACCCGCGCCTTCAGCTTATGGGAACAGCGGCCGTATCTGGTGCACTTCAAAAACTACCAGCCCATCACCGGGCAGGAAGACTTTATGTACCAGAACGTCACCCTCCTGCCCCTCAGCGGCCCCACCGGCGTGGTCGAACATATTTGTGTGGTGATCTATGACGTAACCGCGACTGCAACGTTGAAGAAGCAGCTAAATAAAGCGTGA
- a CDS encoding tryptophan--tRNA ligase, translating to MTTRILTGITTTGTPHLGNYAGAIRPAIVASRAADADSFYFLADYHALIKCDDPARIQRSRLEIAATWLALGLDVNKATFYRQSDIPEIPELCWLLTCVAGKGLLNRAHAYKASVDKNVEQGEDPDAGVTMGLFSYPVLMAADILMFNAHKVPVGRDQIQHVEMARDIGQRFNHLFGNGKELFVLPEAVIEEDVATLPGLDGRKMSKSYDNTIPLFGTAKELKNAIARIVTDSKLPGEAKDPDNSHLFTLYQAFSSAEQQAAFRAELLDGLAWGEAKQRLFELLDGELSEARERYNALISKPADLEDILLAGAAKARKIATPFLGELREAVGLRSFRTQATAATSEKKKASKSARFVSFRDDDGSFRFRLLDAAGEQLLLSKSFADGKSAGQVNKRLQSGEELDVREQDGGFAVWLDGEAVAHSPAFADAAECQAAIARLREALAPQE from the coding sequence ATGACCACTCGTATACTGACCGGCATTACTACCACCGGTACACCGCACCTGGGCAACTACGCCGGGGCCATCCGCCCAGCCATCGTCGCCAGCCGCGCTGCTGATGCCGACTCCTTTTACTTTCTGGCTGACTACCACGCGCTGATCAAGTGCGATGACCCGGCGCGCATTCAGCGCTCCCGTCTGGAGATCGCTGCCACTTGGTTGGCGCTGGGGCTGGATGTTAACAAGGCGACGTTCTATCGCCAGTCCGACATCCCGGAAATCCCGGAGCTGTGCTGGTTGCTGACCTGTGTCGCCGGTAAAGGCCTGCTTAACCGTGCCCACGCTTATAAAGCCTCTGTGGATAAAAACGTCGAGCAGGGCGAAGACCCGGATGCTGGCGTGACCATGGGCCTGTTCAGCTACCCGGTGCTGATGGCAGCGGACATTCTGATGTTCAACGCACACAAAGTGCCGGTGGGCCGTGACCAGATCCAGCACGTGGAAATGGCCCGCGATATCGGCCAGCGCTTCAACCACCTGTTCGGTAATGGCAAAGAGCTGTTTGTCCTGCCGGAAGCGGTGATCGAAGAGGACGTAGCCACCTTGCCAGGCCTCGATGGCCGCAAAATGAGCAAAAGCTACGACAACACCATCCCGCTCTTTGGTACCGCCAAAGAGCTGAAAAACGCGATTGCCCGCATCGTCACAGACTCCAAATTGCCAGGCGAAGCGAAAGACCCGGACAACTCGCACCTGTTTACCCTGTATCAGGCCTTCTCCAGTGCCGAGCAACAAGCGGCTTTCCGCGCCGAGCTGCTGGATGGTCTGGCTTGGGGCGAGGCTAAGCAGCGCCTGTTCGAGCTGCTCGATGGTGAGCTGAGCGAAGCCCGTGAGCGCTACAACGCACTGATCAGCAAACCGGCTGATCTGGAAGATATCCTCCTGGCGGGTGCTGCTAAAGCCCGCAAAATTGCTACGCCGTTCCTCGGTGAGCTGCGTGAAGCGGTTGGCCTGCGCTCCTTCCGCACACAGGCGACTGCGGCCACCAGCGAGAAGAAAAAGGCCAGCAAATCGGCCCGCTTTGTCAGCTTCCGTGATGACGATGGCAGCTTCCGCTTCCGTCTGCTGGATGCTGCGGGTGAGCAACTGCTGCTGTCCAAGTCGTTCGCAGACGGCAAATCCGCCGGTCAGGTGAACAAGCGCCTGCAATCCGGTGAGGAGCTGGACGTACGCGAGCAGGACGGTGGTTTTGCCGTGTGGCTGGATGGCGAAGCCGTCGCCCACAGCCCGGCTTTCGCTGATGCTGCAGAGTGTCAGGCCGCCATTGCCCGCTTGCGCGAGGCGTTGGCACCGCAGGAGTAA
- a CDS encoding DUF1043 family protein codes for MEQTLTAWLLPAVTLVAGIAIGLLIARLVPSAAPGRTQRQMDEMQERFDAYQSEVVSHFNTTASLVKKLTQSYQDVQEHLSDGANRLALDEITRQRLLAALHSEEGSEKRERLTPPKNYEAPKDYAPKTADVPGMLDETYGLKKPQAPL; via the coding sequence GTGGAACAGACCCTCACCGCCTGGTTACTACCCGCTGTTACTTTGGTTGCAGGTATCGCCATTGGCTTGCTCATTGCCCGTTTAGTGCCGAGTGCTGCCCCTGGCCGCACACAGCGTCAAATGGATGAGATGCAGGAGCGTTTTGACGCTTACCAAAGCGAAGTGGTCAGCCACTTCAACACCACTGCCAGCCTGGTCAAAAAACTCACCCAGAGCTATCAGGACGTTCAGGAGCATTTGTCTGACGGTGCTAACCGCCTGGCGCTGGATGAAATTACCCGTCAGCGTCTGCTGGCTGCCCTGCACAGTGAAGAAGGCAGCGAGAAGCGCGAACGCCTGACACCACCGAAGAATTACGAAGCACCGAAGGACTACGCCCCTAAAACGGCTGATGTCCCCGGCATGCTGGATGAAACCTACGGCCTGAAAAAGCCACAAGCGCCTCTCTAA
- the zapE gene encoding cell division protein ZapE, whose amino-acid sequence MTPLERYQADLKRPDFFHDAAQENAVRHLQRLYEELVAKENGSGGFLGKLFGKKSNEPVKGLYFWGGVGRGKTYLVDTFFDALPFKRKMRTHFHRFMKRVHEEMKTLKGEKNPLTIIAKRFADEARVICFDEFFVSDITDAMILATLMEELFKNGVSLVATSNIVPDGLYKDGLQRARFLPAIALLKQHTVIVNVDSGVDYRLRALEQAELFHSPLTPAAEESLRKSFCSLLPEGAQIVENEALTIENRVINAVRACQDVAWFEFRELCDGPRSQNDYIELGKQFHAVILANVEQMSVAKDDMARRFINLVDEFYDRNVKLIISAEVELKDLYSGGRLNFEFQRTLSRLLEMQSHEFLARPHKP is encoded by the coding sequence ATGACCCCGCTAGAACGCTATCAGGCTGATCTCAAACGTCCCGATTTCTTTCACGATGCCGCCCAAGAGAATGCAGTTCGCCATTTGCAGCGACTGTATGAGGAGCTGGTCGCGAAGGAAAATGGTTCCGGTGGTTTTCTAGGCAAGCTGTTTGGCAAAAAGTCCAACGAGCCGGTCAAGGGCCTGTATTTCTGGGGGGGCGTAGGTCGCGGCAAAACCTACCTGGTGGACACCTTCTTTGATGCGCTGCCGTTCAAACGGAAAATGCGTACCCACTTCCACCGCTTTATGAAGCGCGTCCACGAGGAAATGAAAACCCTCAAGGGCGAAAAGAACCCGCTGACCATTATTGCCAAGCGCTTTGCTGATGAAGCGCGGGTTATCTGCTTCGACGAATTCTTCGTCTCCGATATCACCGACGCGATGATTCTGGCGACCCTGATGGAAGAGCTGTTCAAAAACGGCGTCAGCTTGGTGGCCACCTCCAACATCGTGCCGGACGGTCTGTATAAAGACGGCCTGCAACGTGCGCGTTTCCTGCCAGCCATTGCCCTGCTCAAACAGCACACCGTGATCGTCAACGTCGACAGTGGTGTCGATTACCGCCTGCGTGCCCTGGAGCAAGCTGAGCTGTTCCACAGCCCGCTGACCCCGGCCGCTGAAGAAAGCCTGCGCAAGAGCTTCTGCAGCCTGCTGCCGGAAGGCGCGCAGATTGTCGAGAACGAAGCCCTGACCATCGAAAACCGCGTGATCAACGCCGTGCGCGCCTGTCAGGACGTGGCTTGGTTCGAGTTCCGCGAACTGTGCGACGGCCCGCGCAGCCAGAACGACTACATCGAGCTGGGCAAGCAGTTCCACGCCGTGATCCTCGCCAACGTCGAGCAAATGAGCGTGGCCAAAGACGACATGGCCCGCCGCTTTATCAACCTGGTGGACGAGTTCTACGACCGCAACGTCAAACTCATCATCTCCGCCGAAGTGGAGCTGAAAGACTTGTACAGCGGTGGCCGCCTGAACTTCGAGTTCCAGCGTACCCTGAGCCGTCTGCTGGAAATGCAGTCGCATGAGTTCTTAGCGCGCCCCCACAAGCCATAA
- a CDS encoding alpha/beta fold hydrolase, translating to MLIRETPITLEGPCGQLEALLLDTADARGVALICHPNPVQGGTMLNKVVSTLQRTARDCGLVTLRFNYRGVGASEGSHDMGTGEVDDAEAVAKWVLEQYPNLPLTLLGFSFGGFVAAALGARLEAQGVQLNNLFMVAPAVHRLTAQTPPASQCPLTIIQPEVDEVIEPQAVYDWSAGLGRAHELLKVAECGHFFHGKLTDLKDLLLPRL from the coding sequence TTGCTGATTCGTGAAACCCCCATCACCCTCGAAGGCCCCTGCGGCCAGCTTGAAGCTTTGCTGCTGGACACAGCCGACGCCCGTGGCGTTGCGCTGATCTGCCACCCTAACCCGGTACAGGGTGGCACCATGCTCAACAAGGTCGTTTCCACCCTGCAACGTACCGCCCGCGATTGTGGCTTGGTTACATTGCGCTTCAATTACCGCGGCGTGGGCGCCAGCGAAGGCAGCCACGACATGGGTACCGGTGAGGTGGATGATGCTGAAGCCGTGGCCAAGTGGGTGCTGGAGCAATACCCGAACCTGCCATTGACCCTGCTCGGTTTCTCCTTCGGTGGCTTTGTGGCAGCCGCACTGGGCGCACGTTTAGAGGCCCAAGGTGTGCAGCTGAACAACCTGTTTATGGTCGCACCGGCAGTCCATCGCCTCACTGCGCAAACACCTCCAGCATCGCAATGCCCGCTCACCATCATTCAGCCCGAGGTGGATGAGGTGATCGAGCCACAAGCGGTCTATGACTGGTCAGCAGGTTTGGGGCGTGCCCATGAGCTGCTGAAAGTGGCAGAATGCGGACACTTTTTTCATGGCAAGTTGACTGATCTGAAAGATCTGCTGCTGCCGCGTCTATAA
- the yddG gene encoding aromatic amino acid DMT transporter YddG: protein MSTNLTRLGLDKATLIGMSAILMWSSSIGVYRNIAEIFGPVGGAALTFTVSGLAAVIYAGRSVLRGHSVNYLLLGGFFFVAYEVSLSLALGFADNRSQSIELGLINYLWPCLTIVLAVLLGDQRANFVIVPGVLLSLLGIFWVTSGGESVGLQPLLANIGKNPVAYALALAAAITWPIYTLATRRMANGRNAVPLFLLGTAAVLWIKFFMTEQPPLHFDLEGALLVGGFGVITTLAYSAWNHGVMHGNLTLLASASYFTPVLSVLLSSLLFQVMPEASFWIGALLVTGGSLMCWWAVRASSKS from the coding sequence ATGAGTACGAATCTGACTCGCCTCGGTCTGGACAAGGCCACCCTTATCGGCATGAGTGCCATCCTGATGTGGAGCTCCTCCATCGGGGTTTACCGCAACATTGCGGAAATTTTCGGCCCAGTTGGCGGCGCAGCGCTGACATTTACAGTGAGCGGCCTCGCCGCTGTGATCTACGCTGGACGTTCCGTGCTGCGGGGCCACTCGGTGAACTACCTGCTGCTGGGTGGATTCTTTTTTGTGGCTTATGAAGTCAGCCTGTCACTCGCCTTGGGCTTTGCCGACAACCGCAGCCAATCCATCGAGCTGGGGCTAATTAACTACCTGTGGCCCTGCCTGACCATTGTTCTGGCAGTGCTACTGGGGGATCAACGCGCCAATTTTGTGATTGTGCCGGGGGTGCTGCTGAGCCTGCTGGGTATTTTTTGGGTGACATCGGGCGGCGAATCGGTAGGGCTACAGCCGTTGCTGGCGAATATTGGCAAAAACCCGGTTGCCTACGCCCTGGCGCTGGCGGCCGCCATCACCTGGCCGATCTACACGCTGGCAACGCGCCGTATGGCCAATGGACGCAATGCCGTGCCGCTGTTCCTGCTGGGCACCGCTGCCGTGCTGTGGATAAAGTTTTTCATGACCGAGCAACCACCGCTGCATTTCGACCTAGAGGGCGCGCTGTTAGTCGGTGGGTTTGGGGTGATTACCACCCTCGCCTACTCCGCCTGGAACCACGGCGTCATGCACGGCAACCTGACACTGCTGGCCAGCGCCTCGTACTTCACCCCGGTGCTGTCGGTGCTGCTATCGAGCCTGCTGTTTCAAGTCATGCCAGAGGCCAGTTTCTGGATAGGCGCGCTGCTGGTAACTGGCGGCTCGTTGATGTGCTGGTGGGCAGTTCGCGCCAGTTCAAAATCTTGA
- a CDS encoding class I SAM-dependent methyltransferase, which yields MSNATKNWFDQGGQAYARFRPEYPAELASYLASLVPDTALAVDVGCGNGQLTRLLADHFDNIIGLDPSADQIKHAEPQERLSYQCAPAENLPLPDHSTSLITAAQAAHWFDLAAFYNEARRVAAPNAVLALISYGVLRLEGELGARFEQFYWNEIGPYWPAERKLVDSAYTTLDFPFNELTPPALAIDLEWKLDELLGYVSTWSAVRSAKEAGREGLLNRFSADIAELWSEPTTRRPVSWPINMRIGRL from the coding sequence ATGAGCAACGCGACCAAAAACTGGTTCGACCAAGGCGGCCAGGCCTACGCCCGCTTCCGCCCTGAATACCCTGCCGAGCTTGCCAGCTATCTCGCCTCACTGGTGCCTGACACAGCCCTCGCCGTCGATGTTGGCTGTGGTAATGGCCAGCTAACCCGCCTGCTCGCCGACCACTTCGACAACATCATCGGCCTCGACCCAAGCGCTGATCAGATCAAACACGCAGAACCGCAAGAGCGCCTCAGCTATCAGTGTGCCCCAGCAGAAAACCTCCCCCTGCCCGACCACAGCACCAGCCTGATCACAGCCGCTCAAGCCGCACACTGGTTCGACCTGGCCGCGTTCTACAACGAAGCGCGCCGAGTGGCAGCACCCAACGCAGTACTGGCACTAATTAGCTATGGCGTATTGCGTCTGGAGGGCGAACTGGGCGCTCGTTTCGAGCAGTTCTATTGGAATGAAATCGGCCCTTACTGGCCCGCCGAACGCAAACTGGTGGACAGCGCCTACACCACCCTCGACTTCCCCTTCAACGAACTGACGCCTCCCGCACTTGCGATTGACCTAGAGTGGAAACTCGACGAACTGCTTGGCTATGTCTCCACTTGGTCAGCCGTGCGCAGCGCCAAAGAAGCGGGGCGCGAAGGCCTGCTCAACCGCTTTTCCGCCGATATCGCCGAGCTTTGGAGCGAGCCTACGACCCGGAGACCGGTTAGTTGGCCGATCAATATGAGAATCGGGCGGCTATAA
- a CDS encoding nucleotidyltransferase domain-containing protein, whose product MVSPAAKEEVRARLRRAESEHNVKVLLAIESGSRAWGFASPNSDYDARFIYVNKPEWYLSVGLEEQRDVIEYPIVDDMDINGWDLRKALRLFWKSNPSFVEWIQSNIIYEHTGCFHETAKALLPQVYSVEKGIHHYRSMAKTNFRQYLQNAEVPLKKYFYVLRPLLAVRWLNTFGTPAPIEFSTLCELIDDPQLLKAVDELLELKRNAPEMGLYPQIKPIQHFIEQELERLESLTPASKERITTEPLLSDLFRKALKEAWE is encoded by the coding sequence ATGGTTTCCCCCGCCGCTAAGGAAGAGGTGCGCGCACGCCTTCGCCGCGCCGAAAGTGAACATAACGTAAAAGTCCTGCTGGCTATTGAGTCCGGCAGTCGAGCTTGGGGCTTTGCCTCACCAAACAGTGACTATGACGCACGCTTTATCTACGTCAACAAACCAGAGTGGTACCTTTCTGTTGGTTTAGAAGAGCAAAGAGATGTCATCGAATACCCAATAGTTGACGACATGGATATCAATGGTTGGGATCTACGAAAGGCCCTGCGCCTGTTCTGGAAATCCAATCCCAGTTTCGTTGAGTGGATCCAATCCAACATCATCTACGAGCATACGGGTTGTTTTCATGAAACCGCCAAAGCATTACTGCCTCAGGTGTACTCAGTAGAAAAAGGTATCCATCACTACCGTAGCATGGCCAAAACGAACTTCCGCCAATACCTCCAAAACGCAGAAGTCCCCCTGAAAAAATACTTCTATGTATTACGTCCACTGCTGGCCGTTCGCTGGCTAAATACGTTTGGAACACCTGCCCCAATCGAGTTTTCAACTCTGTGTGAACTCATTGATGATCCTCAGCTGCTGAAGGCAGTTGATGAGTTACTTGAGCTCAAACGAAATGCTCCGGAAATGGGCTTATACCCTCAAATCAAACCGATTCAGCATTTTATCGAGCAAGAACTTGAACGCCTTGAAAGCCTCACACCTGCCTCAAAAGAGCGCATTACTACTGAGCCATTGTTGTCCGATCTTTTCCGCAAAGCATTGAAAGAGGCTTGGGAATAG